A genomic window from Bacteroidota bacterium includes:
- a CDS encoding T9SS type A sorting domain-containing protein: protein MKLHFTPAKAAGLLMAASMLLSFIGNAQTYNNFYPESAGNMWSTGQARSLVSHNAACAMTSTGTGFDPNMSADVLLTQIKPSGLHHASWRFGQAGEDEYGNSVCQSIVNANEFIICGRSSNYQMLVMKVNSSGSVIWSKEITFPYAMVEGVVVASFNNSPSNNGYIISGYANALNGSAALVAVRISENGTVVWKFEYPVAVKVIVTDAIVRHYMGDRIFSMTGYENTGNVFYVNISTIDGLLFSYCPGARYNISTPASLGAVRMTEYKKNGIPQLAFTVARGSFPMAVLAFGVDDSYASVTPIWSYTYAASTQYDYHVSSIINLSSSRLCILVNRSPASTIGNAVAMLMELDYSGGLLGATSYNAAHEVTSSLIESCGTGYPTYSAAYLTPNGRWVQRVVKRSGAAQPGCATAFSLTATSVNMTTAQLSISQIVSGVESNYPVQATSVSASAYNCLGNPLRLAAPQTGDETEVPVSGIAYPNPAHDFVTIQAGSEPVTVELYAINGQLLLSRQFTGTSQLSLEDAEPGVYILRKVHANGSAEVEKLIVE, encoded by the coding sequence ATGAAACTACATTTTACACCCGCAAAAGCGGCCGGGCTGCTGATGGCGGCATCCATGCTGCTTTCTTTCATTGGCAACGCACAAACGTATAATAATTTCTACCCCGAATCGGCAGGGAATATGTGGAGTACAGGACAGGCCCGTTCGCTGGTTTCGCATAATGCGGCCTGCGCCATGACTAGCACCGGAACTGGGTTTGATCCGAATATGTCGGCCGATGTATTGCTCACACAAATAAAGCCAAGCGGACTTCACCATGCGTCGTGGCGGTTCGGGCAGGCAGGTGAAGACGAATACGGCAATAGTGTATGCCAAAGCATTGTAAATGCAAATGAGTTTATTATTTGCGGACGAAGTTCCAACTACCAGATGCTGGTAATGAAAGTAAACAGTTCGGGATCAGTAATCTGGTCGAAAGAAATTACTTTCCCTTACGCAATGGTAGAAGGTGTGGTGGTTGCCTCTTTCAATAATTCACCGTCGAACAATGGCTACATTATTTCGGGCTATGCCAATGCGTTAAACGGCAGCGCCGCACTGGTGGCTGTGCGTATATCTGAAAACGGAACTGTGGTGTGGAAATTTGAATACCCGGTTGCCGTAAAGGTAATTGTTACCGATGCTATTGTTCGTCATTACATGGGCGACCGCATATTCAGTATGACCGGTTACGAGAATACCGGGAATGTGTTTTATGTAAATATTTCCACAATAGACGGATTGCTTTTTTCGTATTGTCCGGGAGCACGTTATAATATTTCCACACCGGCCTCATTAGGGGCGGTGCGCATGACCGAGTATAAGAAAAATGGCATTCCCCAGCTTGCGTTTACGGTAGCGCGGGGATCGTTTCCAATGGCTGTGCTTGCATTTGGTGTAGATGATTCATACGCTTCGGTAACACCAATCTGGAGCTATACCTATGCTGCCAGCACACAATATGATTATCACGTATCAAGCATCATCAATTTGAGTTCATCACGCCTTTGCATTCTTGTAAACAGATCTCCTGCTTCTACAATCGGGAATGCGGTGGCCATGCTCATGGAACTTGATTACAGTGGTGGTTTACTTGGTGCAACCAGCTATAATGCTGCGCACGAAGTTACTTCTTCGCTTATCGAATCGTGCGGAACGGGTTATCCCACCTATTCAGCAGCCTATCTCACTCCGAATGGACGTTGGGTGCAACGTGTGGTGAAACGTTCGGGCGCTGCCCAGCCTGGTTGTGCTACTGCATTCAGTCTCACCGCAACCAGTGTAAACATGACTACGGCGCAGCTTTCCATTTCGCAGATTGTATCAGGTGTGGAAAGCAATTATCCGGTGCAGGCCACAAGTGTATCTGCTTCCGCATACAACTGTTTGGGCAACCCGCTGCGTTTGGCAGCTCCGCAAACCGGTGATGAAACGGAAGTGCCGGTTTCCGGTATTGCTTACCCCAATCCGGCCCACGACTTTGTAACCATTCAGGCCGGCAGCGAACCGGTAACTGTAGAGTTGTATGCCATAAACGGGCAGCTCCTTCTGAGCCGTCAGTTCACGGGTACATCGCAGCTTTCACTTGAAGATGCGGAGCCGGGCGTGTACATTTTGCGTAAAGTACATGCCAATGGCAGCGCGGAGGTTGAAAAACTTATTGTG